The genomic DNA TTATCAGATTTTTGTTGCTCAAGGTAGATGGGACGCTGAAGACAAAATtgctttgtgaaaaaaaaaaaaaaaaaaattggccagtGGAGTTATGATTACACTATTAGCCAATGGGTGGCCGCCACATAAATTGAAAGTTTTGATCTGGACTTTTTGCAAAGTGAAAATAACGGAATTTGCGTCATTCATAATCAAAACAGGGGAAAGTCCCTTTACCGATGCGGTGCTCAAGATCAACGCATCTTAAGTCTCTTTTGAGCCGCATCGAAGGAGATAGATAGTCCTTGAATTAATTTCGGCTTTTACTACTTTTGCTTTTGGCTGTAACAGACGATATAAGGTTACGATTCCGATTCCGTCATTATTCCAAGGGCAGACGTTTGAGGCATGCCGAAAACGGGGATTCCCCTAAATTGACGACTAATGCAGCTGTACCGTGACCATGTCAGCATTTCTTGAATCCATTCATCAAAGCTCCGCAACCGGAAAAAACAAATCGACCCAGAAGATGATTTTATCCATTGCTGACATTTAGTGCTCTTAGTTATTGTCAATTTTGAAGACGAATCTCGATAGCGGTCCCACAACTGATGCATAACATTGCTGTTTCACTACTAATGCAGATACATAAACATCACTTGATGATACCAATTATGATCTCCTTAGCCGTCAAATCCGTCAGATAACTGGAACAAATTTAAGCAACTGCAATGAAAGTGTCTGCGTATCATTGGGAAAAAATTGATGCACTTCAAAGTGGTGCAAAACAAGTTTAGGTTCACATGGCAACTAGGTGGGCAATCAGACATGGTTTGATGCTTCGATGGTTTGACATGATACTGATTTTTGTCGAATACAAATTTAGCACAAGTCAAAGCATGTATTGAAACTCACCTGAATCTCATGAAAAAGCTGGTCCTACATTTTTctgactgattttcattttgttcctCCCAGGTTAATTACACATGttttgttggtgtgaatggggtacgAGCCATATTTATGTCCTGACAGATGCCATGGAATCCGCATAATAGCCAGTGACGTAGCTCTAAAAATAGAAGCTGCACTACTTAAGTCTGGCACGTTTCGCCACCACCGTATATAGCTATTGAAGAAAAAGGTGAAATCAGTATTATATTAAACGCCTGAGTTAGACCGGAACGTTCTCCTTGAAATGACTGGTTTACCAGTGTTGAAGAGCAAGATCAAGTCAGCTCAACTCATCCATATAGGACGTTTCATATTTTTTGCGATGCTGATGACTCAGTGCGGTTTTCTTACAGCATATCCAGCATGGTACAAACAAGATGCACGCTGGATTCCTGTGTTTCTGTTATACGCTCCAGCAGTATCTTACTGGATCGGTTGCCTTCTTACGCAAGCAAAACTTGTCAGAATGTTCTTTACTTGGTTTTTGTACGTTGTGATCGCCTTGATTCCAATGATCGCTACCATTTTTGCTGTTGTCGTTGTCGGCGATGATCTTAACACGAAGAACCTGCTTGGTCCCAATGCCTTAAAAGTAATGCTGTGTTTAACGCCACTGCTATTCCTTTTGCTAGTCAACACGGCCTCGGATTCGGATGATGAACACAAGGGATACTCGTCACTTGTACAACGACTGTCTTTGCAAATCACCATCGACCTCTTCGATACAGTTGAGATGCTCGATATTGCATTAGACGAAAGAGAAGACAATCACAGGACCATTCCAAAAGGATTCGCTATAGCGATGGTCGCTGTAGCATGCTTCAGCTTTTTATTGTCTCTCTTTCAGTTGGCCGAAAACAAACTTGAGAAGGGGAAACACACACGACGCGATCGCACAGCAATAATACGCAATGTCATGCAAATCTTTTTTGTCAATTCACCGTTTTTTTTTATTCGCCTGATTGTCTTCATCCAATACAAAAAAGACGAGTCCATCTTTATGGCAAAGAATGGGATCGCTATTTTTCTTTCAGGCCTTGAAATCTACTGGGTCAGGAAGAAACTTTCGCAAGTTTCGCAAGTTCCGCAGCCTTCCTCGAATGTTTGAGACAAGAGCAAGGAAATCGGATTGTCTTCAATTGAATCCAAGACATATTTCAGTCAGACATACATCATTGTTTGATACTTGAACAATGTTGAAATTTTGCTTGCATTTTGCCACTATCTGACGATTCATATTGTTTCTTTAGATGTATTAAAGTAGTCCGCTTTATCAGTTTCATAGTAATGAGGTGCATGATTTTCCTTATGATAATTAGAGCACGATCTAAGGCTAGCCTATAAATATATCAGGTTCAAACAATTTGTTAAGAATATACAGATATAAAGTGGTCTTTAAACCTCttcgaaaacgaaaaaaacccCGATATTTTTGGATGTCCGTTGATGGCCGTTATAAACATGGTCTAGTACGAACTATGCTTGAGCGCGCCTATCGACTATCATCCGCTTGGGagttttttactgaagaatgcACTCcacttgaaaacgttttttccaaTCTTCACTATTCGAAAAATCACATCAATCGGATTGTTAATCGATTCGTTTTGGAAAAGAGATTTCCAACACAGACAACATTGAAACTCGACTACAGTTAAAATTGCGCGAATAGCATTACCTTCTAAAGATCAGAAAGCGGCCGATACCGTTAGACGTCAGCTTAACGACGTTGGAAGCAAAATAAACGTTAGTTTCCAACCTGTGTttcttagtaagaagttagaggACGAACTTAAGATCACAGAAAAGAAGCCATCAATAGTTAACCAACAACgtgtagtttatcagtttaaatgtagtttttgtgatgaaaactatTTCGGTTTTACGATGAGGCACCTACACGAACGTTGTGATGAACATAAACTCAATTCGTCTagcatcaagaaacatttcactaataaacacgattttttgcctgataatatcaatcagcactttaaagtcttaagAAAGTGTAAGACTAAATATGACTgtttaatttttgaaatgttgtacattagggaattgtcaccttctctaaatgtccaaagtgactcaatcaaggcaacgttatttgtataacattctttactacacctagtatgcaaattgtgctttccatctatttaaactctagcacttgtatttattaatcacttgataatggagttacgatgacttcgaaacgacGTAAAAGTAAAAATCTAGTCAGTCTcatatgtttttctttcttaataaCAAATCATTGgataataattgttttgagGATATATTTGTTATTAGCCAACAGAAAACTGAGTTCAGTCTAAAAGCTTAACGTAATTTCATCTGACATCTTTTATGTTAATTACTTAATGTTAGCGTGAGGTTAATGTTTTCTAGGAAAAAGCGTCGGTTTAGGCTCAGTGGACCTCGTGACGGAGTAATTATCGACCATTATCTTAACATTCCCTCGATTGCTACTGAAAATCCATTAAAAATTTGACTTTCGCTCAGAGcccattttttctcagaaaggCGGGTTTTCCGTTATCGTTGAACAGACCCATGCCGCACCATCTCGGGAATAAAAGAGTAGACTTTTCTTTACCAATGTAGAGGATTTCCCTTTTCTTACCTAATGCCAAAAGACATCTGTAGAAGGACATGTTTCTCGGAATCGTTACCAGTACGTGATTCAtgcattccccataatacactttgtttgccccccaaattttgcagaaaccattgttttcaaatgctctttggACACACCATCTTCCCAAAAGCATttaaacatttgaaaacaatggtttatgcaaaacaaagtgtatgatggggaatgtgaaaattgAGAATGCAGCGGCCATCGTCCAGTTATGGGGGTTTCCCTTTTTTTGGAGTACTATTTTCTTGGAATTACATGTTTCTCGGAATCATTACCCTCGTAAGAAGTCTTAAATTCGTTTTACACCAGTATAAAAGTCTGGCACGGCATTCTTAAATCGATTTTGGAGAGCTGTTCTAGTGTCTTTTAGCTTCGGCAAAAGGGATTTGAGATTTGACATTGTTATGGGGAATTTGGTCGTTACATAAGTTTTGTTCCACTTAAATCGATTTCTAAAACCAGCCCTGTAAATCATGTGAACTCTCATGCTCACTGTTTCGACTTGAAACAGTTGAGATTGAGCCGCATTAAATAAGAATAAATTAGGGAAacgattttaaaaataaatatagtACATAGGTTACAATCTCCCTCAATCTGGTTCCAAAACTTGTCGACTAATGCGTTTGCTAGGGCGCAGCATCTTAACGGGCTGTGTCTCAAAATTTAGCCAAAGTTAGCGACCGGGACTGGCAACAAAATCACAAGTCAAGCGAAACGTGAATATCTACTTCAAACGTTGAAGAAAGGTTTGAATCAAACAGCAAACTTAATACAAAAGGAGgaagggatgggcaaaattaaAGAAGATTAAAGCGCTCAACAGAGACTTTTTTTTGTCACGAAGCTTTGATGTGTGTTGTGTAGAAGTAATTTCCGAGTTaacgttaaggacggtgcctactaattaacaatatttttgccccggtgtgtgattatgcaggaaatgtagatcttaacaagtgttattgaaatccaaaaagaaaattgagggtaaccacgcatttttcaaagataattcatgaataatatttgtaaaaagctttaaaatacaaagcaatgtatggcgttctttctcaaattgaagcttaattatctctgaaaaatgcatggttacccccaattttcattttggataccaagagtacttactatgatctactttctccgggtagttttaaaccccgcaaaagtatccctgtattagtaagcatcaccaataggaaatccgagtatctcaagatgcgcagaacgtatgcgcaataacaatagtaggcaccgtccttaagctttGCGTGGCGAGTGAACGCATAGAGACGGGTAAACTACGCGAAGTGaacacagcccctttaagtacCAGGTTTTTTGGATAAACCGATTTGTTATGGAGTAGTTAAGCTATTCCTTTTAGGGAAGGAATCAgaaacgacacattcattgatGGTAAATCATACACTGTTCTTACATTGTTACATTGAAGTTATTTGGTGCATTCCATTGGCTAACGGCGCAATCATCACGGTGCAAGTAATCGATTTAAGGACTGCCTTTAGGTCAGAAAGCCCCGCACTACATACGGATTATTTTAGCTAAAGCAAACCTTGATAATGAGCGATTAACATCAAATGAATGAAATAtactaaaattacatttatgaAGGAAATATCATGACAAAGAAACTGCTGACCGATACAGGGAAAATTTAGCGTAGTGTTTCAACCAACTTCCGTCAGCTCTTATAAATAGTGTTGTACGAGTTTTGTATCGATCCAGTCGTACACTTTCGTTGGCCTCGTTGCCGCGGTAGCCCTTCTCCTTTTCCAAACATATATCGCTTAACATCGATTTATTCGTTCTTCGCTAATTAACAACTAAGAATAGTGTTTAtgttcttggaaaaaaatcagGCTTTAAGAACAACCGCAACATATCTCAAACAGGCTAAGGAGAATTATTATGGCATTTTTGGCGATAAAGATTGACGCATCTTGGCTAGATATTAAGAACAGAGCCAAACGAAGACTTACAATAGAAAAATGCCGTTAACAGAGAGAATCTGGATCGTTTTTCGCGATATTGATGTACGCTTGTCATAAGTCCAATTGCCATAGTAATCTGTCTTTACTTCCACAAGCTGCAGCGGAGAAAGGAGAAAGCTGAAGCCGACGAAGACAATGATGGCTTCTTCGAAGCTTCTTGGAATGTTGTGAGGGATcacattttcttccaaaataaCGTGCAACATTTCCACTCCATCAAAGAGATCTAGTGCTATTTGCGGGGACCAAATCAATATCAGCTCTCTGTAATCCACTGCAGTGCACTGCAGTCCAAAGCACTTAATTTGCTGTGAAGCAGCCCTGTAATCTTTGTCCTTCTTTGCATTACACAAGACTTGTCAGTCCACTTCTGGTTTCGTTGTTTTAGGGTACAATCAACTTCAGTGTCTGTATATTCATAAAGGATTGCCCGCTGATTactcccgataactcgaaccttTTTCAATTTCCCTTGAAGGTTCAAGGTATCGGGAGTCGACTGTATTATATTTATTTTCTATTAAAGGTGCTAATATACTATTAACTACCAATTGATGGAAATAGTGCATAATAGAGAATTGAATTGAACGTGGAAGTCAATTTTTTTCGAACTTCGATATTAGCAAGTGAGTAGAACCAGTTCTGAATTGAACATTTTTTGAAAGGACCACTTTGTTATCCATGTCAAACACAAGAAAGGAGGCTGAAAGTAGCCCGTACTTTGGCCTTTTCGAGGTCAAAGTTTGCTGTGTGTTGTCTATCCCGTGACCTGGCATGCTGGGGAGTCGGGGCTTTTGAAATTTATCCTGatgcgttttctttttttgttcgtCTTCAATTCGCGCTGTACAAAGACGGACGAGAGACGCATTATGCCTCTAGGCGAGGGAAAGCGTGTAGTGTGTCTTCTGACAAGTTTTGAACGCAAAATGCTTATTGGTGGGCATATGACTTTAAGGAACAGCCTGGCTTCGTAACAGAAGCATTCTAATTTGTCATCTGTCGGTGCATGTTGAGAGGGTGTGAAAGGGATGAGTTTGCCATCATTTGAGTTTTAACGGTGTAGTTTGATAATTTCTCGTTGAGTAGCTTCGTCATTGGGCGGGTATTCTTCGGCCTTGGAGACCATGAAGTTTGCGTCCTTTTCGATGTCGAACATCACTGATATCTAGCTGCGCAGGCCAAAGTGGGAAGCCGACAGTCTCTCCCATATTGCTTGCAGGTGTAGATTTGGGCCGTTTTGTGCACATGATGTTGTTTCGTCATCCGTTGATGTCTTATCAGATCCGAGTACTGGGAACCTTGTTTGGCCCGGGCCTTCCTTCACTAttctcttctttctcaaatcccataatagaTCTTGTTTACCTGCCCaacattttgcataatcattgttttcaatttgtatTATGTAGGTGTATTacgggatttgagaaagtagaaaaTAGCGTTGAATCCACTTCTTGTTCGATTTTTGAAACTCacttatgaattttttttcctttcagacTGTTAATGTCAACATTGACCCATACATGATCATTCGCTTCATCAGAAAATTTGTTGCCAGTCGAAAAGAAAGAGGTTTATGACCGTGATACGGACTTAAGTATTTATGTTTACAGTTTCGTGCGACAAACGCAAACGTCAGGATTATTCAGTTGAATGAACATCACTGATTTTTATCTCAGAAACTCTTAATCTTCATACATTGAATTTCAAATCGTAACTTTGAAAATTGCGTAAATTAATCTTTAATCAGAGTAGCATCGGATCATCGAATCATCGAATCATCTCAAGCCCCGCGCAaacaaacggacgcaacattgttgggtgttacatgttCCTTTGTTTTTTGCACTGTTCACTCTGTTGCATGTAGTTGCAGGAAGTTTGAAACCAGGAAAACGTTTTGAGCctacaactcccaacattttttttgttccgtgatcACGGAAGCGTAGCGCAAAAAAGTTGGATCCTTTTCACAGCTTTtccaacattagggagcttgaggaggctcaaaagggtttttatttgttatagtgtttgtgaaacgatgaaggatatcaaagaaggatatttcatagtgtaggcaaaatataaatatctttgcaactctattgttgggtaatactttaagggcaccttttacgtcatatcggttaccatggcaactcgCTAGGTCCGCAAAAGggccctctaaatttcagtttttgaaaattatctgaaaaactaagtcggtgacctaccatttttatttctttgttgaaaagctccctaaattctttaatttCTGAGCGAGTATCACAAAAAGTTATCTGGTAGAGTTTAAGATACGTTAAAAAAAGGCGTTtcatagtttacagaaaattgtactagataactgcacgtccttacattgttggtagttgttgcgtccgtttgcatagaactgccaacaccatccaacatctgcagaaccaacaactccAAACAATGCtgggagttgttgcgtccgtttgtaTAGAACTGCCAACACCATTCAGcatctgcagaaccaacaactcccGACACTATTGGAAGTTGTTGCGTCCGTGTGCACGCGCGGCTTTAGCAAAAACGGCCGTAAGTCAAAGGGGACGTTGGCGAGTGCTGGAATACATAAACATGTGgatatttattcacttatttatttatttatttacttatttgtGCATGCGTGCGCAAAGAAAATTGTTCGTATAAGGTTTAAAACTGTTCCCTACAAGGTTCACACGCGTCTCTAATTCTTGAGATGACAGAAATGGGTATCTTTCTATAATgtttaaaaatagttttcttcaaATGTTGTTCTCTTGGAAAAAAAGTGTAGTTCTCAAAGGATATTATTACAGTATTTATTGGTAAATTATTTATCGTAGGCCCCATAGATGGGTCAAGTTGGTAAAAACATAACGCCCTTGAACAGTCAAATGCATGGACAGTGAAAACGTTTTCTTAAAGAGTCCTTAATATGagtaattttgatatttttaactAGCATCAAGAGTTTACTCTTAATTAAATGAAACCTCTACTCCTACTCAAGAATAACGGAATAAATGATGTCTGGACTGAGATTTGTTCAGAATTGTTCACTTGCAAATTTGCCGGGAACCTTCATCTTCATTATCAGGGACTTCAAGATCTA from Montipora foliosa isolate CH-2021 chromosome 7, ASM3666993v2, whole genome shotgun sequence includes the following:
- the LOC138010592 gene encoding uncharacterized protein, with amino-acid sequence MTGLPVLKSKIKSAQLIHIGRFIFFAMLMTQCGFLTAYPAWYKQDARWIPVFLLYAPAVSYWIGCLLTQAKLVRMFFTWFLYVVIALIPMIATIFAVVVVGDDLNTKNLLGPNALKVMLCLTPLLFLLLVNTASDSDDEHKGYSSLVQRLSLQITIDLFDTVEMLDIALDEREDNHRTIPKGFAIAMVAVACFSFLLSLFQLAENKLEKGKHTRRDRTAIIRNVMQIFFVNSPFFFIRLIVFIQYKKDESIFMAKNGIAIFLSGLEIYWVRKKLSQVSQVPQPSSNV